The Candidatus Phaeomarinobacter ectocarpi genome includes a region encoding these proteins:
- a CDS encoding autotransporter outer membrane beta-barrel domain-containing protein gives MDSFKSARAGTRHFAVILGLCFAPVLSFGFPIHAHAQSAGCTTLAAGGGNTTIPAATVVNTTINVTADAGETITVTVTGNPNSIRIGTNPGNVRLFSGPGNQTVTVTLPAGITGITISGQAGAGSAAQVNFTCTSPTAAATGGDSTSQAQTGPTPDETSASTEAANTAIDNSRLSTTPASLPGAGITIRHLPSVGQIHSQIGAVDSAIRNIDAAQAALIESFMPDFGFREQRARAWAYDAYGYFKEDEGEEFFRGWRAYVHDPFAPVQPTPTRGSGFISPQAWGEQSHAAFINEVLQEAEAAGVKDQLVHLMTKRLDATRERDQLYQDLSKARDLSPQASRFAPATPLVAQFSGESFQLDLSSDQLFQAATLGLDDSASGPADLPPLTVAGMPVNIWVRGRGTVFDRQKRGGSDGWAAHVLSGIAFQVSDRLVVGAYGSYLTGESDVKATGTEVVSRQAGGGAYAQIQVADSLSVGLAFSRETGEQDIKTTAASGTADTDLWTVSGSLSGSYFVNPVLLTPSLSVSYSDSERDRYTDSTNTAIPGSRSQDTTIGSGLTVSRSFDYEDGWIRRATPRLNATVNYFAREKDTLRLSATEVIDRADWGGNVGAGVTLTTSGSSRLSVDAGVIGIGQDTLGYTGQLQLEIGF, from the coding sequence GTGGACAGCTTCAAATCAGCGCGCGCGGGAACGCGGCATTTTGCCGTTATCTTGGGGCTTTGTTTCGCCCCCGTATTGAGTTTCGGCTTCCCGATCCACGCCCATGCGCAGTCCGCTGGCTGCACAACCCTGGCCGCCGGAGGTGGCAACACCACCATTCCCGCGGCCACCGTTGTGAACACCACCATCAACGTGACGGCTGACGCAGGCGAGACCATCACGGTCACAGTCACCGGCAATCCCAACTCCATCCGTATCGGGACGAACCCCGGCAATGTCCGCCTGTTCAGCGGCCCGGGCAATCAGACCGTCACGGTTACGCTCCCGGCTGGCATCACCGGCATCACCATTTCAGGGCAGGCAGGTGCCGGGTCGGCAGCACAGGTGAATTTCACCTGCACGTCCCCGACAGCCGCAGCCACCGGCGGCGACAGCACGTCGCAAGCGCAAACGGGCCCAACACCGGACGAAACATCCGCCTCGACAGAGGCGGCCAACACCGCCATAGACAATTCCCGGCTGTCGACCACGCCCGCTAGCCTCCCTGGTGCGGGCATAACCATTAGACATCTGCCGAGCGTCGGTCAGATTCATTCGCAGATCGGCGCGGTAGACAGCGCCATCCGAAACATTGACGCGGCGCAGGCAGCTCTCATTGAGAGCTTCATGCCTGACTTCGGGTTCAGAGAACAAAGGGCCCGCGCATGGGCGTATGACGCCTACGGCTACTTCAAGGAAGACGAAGGCGAGGAGTTCTTCCGTGGCTGGCGCGCTTACGTACATGACCCCTTCGCGCCAGTCCAACCGACCCCGACGAGGGGATCAGGGTTCATCTCACCGCAAGCGTGGGGCGAACAATCACACGCAGCGTTCATCAATGAAGTGCTGCAGGAAGCCGAGGCAGCCGGTGTCAAGGATCAGCTTGTCCACCTGATGACCAAGCGGCTGGACGCTACCCGCGAGCGCGACCAACTTTACCAGGACCTCTCCAAAGCACGGGACCTGTCTCCACAGGCGTCACGCTTTGCACCGGCCACACCCCTCGTCGCACAATTTTCCGGCGAGAGCTTTCAACTTGATCTGTCCAGTGACCAGCTCTTTCAGGCAGCGACGCTGGGTCTTGATGACAGTGCCTCCGGCCCCGCCGACCTGCCGCCGCTCACCGTCGCAGGCATGCCGGTCAATATCTGGGTGCGTGGCCGCGGGACGGTGTTCGACCGGCAGAAGCGCGGCGGCAGCGACGGCTGGGCGGCGCACGTGCTCTCCGGCATTGCCTTCCAGGTCTCTGATAGGCTGGTGGTCGGCGCCTATGGCTCCTACCTGACCGGCGAAAGCGACGTGAAGGCGACGGGTACGGAAGTCGTATCCCGGCAGGCGGGCGGCGGCGCCTATGCACAGATCCAGGTGGCGGACTCCCTCTCGGTCGGGTTGGCTTTCTCGAGGGAAACCGGCGAGCAGGACATAAAGACCACCGCTGCCAGCGGTACGGCGGACACGGATCTCTGGACGGTTTCAGGCTCCCTGTCCGGCAGCTACTTCGTCAATCCGGTATTGCTCACCCCGTCGCTGTCGGTCTCCTACTCGGATTCTGAACGCGACAGATATACGGACTCAACCAACACAGCCATCCCCGGCAGCCGGTCGCAGGACACCACCATCGGCAGTGGGCTCACTGTGTCGCGCAGCTTTGACTATGAAGATGGCTGGATACGCCGCGCCACGCCGCGCCTCAACGCCACGGTCAACTATTTCGCCCGCGAGAAAGACACACTGCGGCTGTCCGCCACGGAAGTCATTGATCGTGCGGACTGGGGTGGGAATGTCGGCGCTGGCGTGACACTCACCACCAGTGGCTCAAGCCGCCTGTCCGTCGACGCCGGTGTCATCGGCATCGGACAGGACACGCTGGGCTACACCGGCCAGCTGCAACTGGAAATCGGCTTCTAG
- a CDS encoding AAA family ATPase has protein sequence MTNHIKSDDAKREIQLIQEGFEVGGYVANTQISTAVYLAKALDKPILVEGPPGVGKTELAKATAAHLGRELIRLQCYEGLDEAKALYEWKYGKQLLYTQVLKDKLADLMEGTNGITEAMVRLHEFDDTFFSPEFLEPRPLLKALQVPDGGVLLVDEIDKSDNEFEAFLLEILSDFQVSIPEIGTIKADVKPVVFLTSNNTREVGDALKRRCLHLYISFPDQKLEMKIINKRVPGVPESLLAQLVTFVQELRTKTIKKLPAVSETIDWARALMLLHTDELDEDLVRNTLNLLLKFEDDIESVENEIPGMIRRARGET, from the coding sequence GTGACCAATCACATCAAGTCCGACGACGCCAAACGCGAAATCCAGCTCATTCAGGAGGGGTTTGAGGTGGGCGGCTATGTGGCCAACACGCAGATTTCCACAGCTGTTTACCTCGCCAAGGCGCTGGACAAGCCCATTCTGGTTGAGGGCCCTCCCGGTGTGGGCAAGACCGAGCTGGCCAAGGCGACGGCGGCCCATCTGGGCCGCGAGCTCATTCGGCTGCAATGCTACGAGGGGCTGGACGAGGCCAAGGCGCTGTATGAATGGAAATACGGCAAGCAGCTGCTCTACACGCAGGTTTTGAAGGATAAGCTGGCGGACCTGATGGAAGGCACCAACGGCATTACCGAAGCCATGGTCCGGCTGCATGAGTTTGACGACACATTCTTCTCGCCGGAATTTCTCGAGCCACGCCCGCTGCTGAAGGCGCTGCAGGTGCCCGACGGGGGCGTGTTGCTGGTCGACGAAATCGACAAATCAGACAATGAGTTTGAGGCATTCCTGCTGGAAATCCTGTCTGACTTCCAGGTCTCGATACCTGAAATCGGCACCATCAAGGCGGATGTGAAGCCGGTGGTGTTTCTGACGTCCAACAACACCCGTGAAGTGGGCGACGCCCTCAAGCGTCGCTGCCTGCATCTGTACATTTCATTCCCGGACCAGAAGCTGGAAATGAAGATCATCAACAAGCGGGTGCCCGGCGTGCCGGAATCACTGCTCGCTCAGCTGGTGACCTTCGTGCAGGAGCTGCGCACAAAGACGATCAAGAAACTGCCGGCTGTCAGTGAAACCATTGACTGGGCACGCGCCTTGATGCTGCTGCACACAGACGAGCTGGACGAGGATCTGGTGCGCAACACGCTCAACCTGCTGCTCAAGTTCGAAGACGACATTGAGAGTGTCGAAAACGAAATCCCCGGCATGATCCGTCGGGCGCGCGGTGAGACCTAG